In one Nicotiana tomentosiformis chromosome 6, ASM39032v3, whole genome shotgun sequence genomic region, the following are encoded:
- the LOC138893876 gene encoding uncharacterized protein, translated as MFLTEFVPQTLRDAWHTEFEQLRQRTMLVTEYAIRFSELSRHASALVSTVREGVCRFIEGLSYALRFSKARELETDTPFQKISRRMEGMQGQEMEHREAKKPRDF; from the coding sequence ATGTTTTTGacagagtttgttccccagaccctccgagatgcatggcacacagagtttgagcagctgcgtcagaGGACTATGTTAGTGACTGAGTATGccatcagattcagtgagttgtcccgacatgcatctgccttggtttctacagtcagagagggagtctgtagattcattgagggtctCAGTTATGCTCTTAGGTTCAGCaaggctcgagagttggagacggaTACTCCATTTCAGAAGATTTCCCGGAGGATGGAGGGCATGCAGGGCCAGGAGATGGAGCATAGGGAGGCCAAGAAGCCTCGAGATTTTTGA